In Rhipicephalus sanguineus isolate Rsan-2018 chromosome 1, BIME_Rsan_1.4, whole genome shotgun sequence, the DNA window TAAAACaactcctcgtttttttttttcaaggccaTTCTAAAGATGCCAATAATGCAACTACGTTTGCTCCTTCAGAAATATGTACTTTCTCCCACACAGCAGCCTTGTTTACACAGAACAAGGCAGAAGCAAAGATATCTAGCCCCTTTGACAATGCCGCttcacgttttttttcttctaaaggtAGTGCAAGTGTTGAAACACAGACAACCACTAAATCACAAAAAAGATAGGTGCTGTGTTTGAAGGCTAAACTAAACACTGAATCACACAAACACATGGTCATGTTTTACAAGCAGACTGCTCTTAAGCCtagtttatttttaataaaaactgacccccccccccccccccgttccgaGGCCACTTCGGCCTCTTCTTCAGGGGCAACTGTCCAGCAAGACACCAGGGATAGCGTTTTTAAGCGATCACGTGCTCTCCTCTCTGCCATCGTTTTTTCCACTGTTGCGGTCTTTGTGTTGCCTTCTCCACCGCTGTATTTGAAGGCCGTGCACATATATGCTCATTGGTGCCCCTGATGGTCTTTTGAGGTTTCCAACATCATCTGCATGTGCCACAATTGTAAATATAGTCTTTTTGTGCGGCTAACTTCAATGCCAATGATCCGAGGTTGTCAAAGTTTATACAAATGACCGCTTAAAAATGCTTCCTTTGGTGTCTTGCCGGACAGTCACCAGTAAAGGAGAGGCCAGGTTAACCTCAAATGTTGGCCAGTTTTTACTAAAGCTAAACTTGGCTTGAGAGTCATCCTCTTGTATTGTttttacccagccagacagaggTCTGTCGAAGATGTCTACCTTTAAATGTTCACGTTTGCGTGATTTAGTGCTTGTCCACATCTCAAGTGTGCTGCTTTAATAATGATAAAGGCTAACCAATACCTCCCAGACAGTTTGTTTCTTACCTTCAAACGTAATTTCAGAAATAGCACATTCAAGCATTTGAGTGCCCAAAGCGCCGCACCCTGCTtgtgtttttttgtattttgttgTTTTCTGTTTGGCCATTTGCATCCCAGccagattaaaaaaaacaatGCCGTCTGCATTGTCTTTTTTAAAAGACAATGTTGACATCAGCAAACATGAGATTAGATTAATTAGATAAATACTTCACCATGCTTTGCTAATAAAATTCATAATTAGTTACCTTACGTTGCAAGTGAAGCTAGTCAGTGCTTATCTAGCCATGCATAAGAACTTgggaacataggtcggcaaaataaatTAAACTCACTCACAAAGTACGTTTCCGCCAAGGGCTTGCCCAAACTTATACTCACCATAATTCTATTCGAATTCAGACTCGCCAATATCCTGCTTAATCCTCACTGTGACGGAACCTGAGGGCAAGTATTAACCTGGTGCGATCCTCTGCATTCCTGCTAAGTGGTCATGATCTGAGCAGTGACTCGCCTCAATTCGGCAGTTACAAGTTACATTAAATGAGGAAATCTGAAATGGTTATCTAGCGACAATCACATATTGACAGATGTGCGCTGCTGTCAATAACGAAACATACGTTGTATACTATCATTAAAAGTTTGACAAATTTCAAGTTCAAAgagttcgtgcattctgcatcTTTTCAATAAAGCCAGATTACCTTGTAGGCGCTTATCAAGATGCGCTACTTTGATTAGATGTAACTCCGTGATCGGACAGGCACTCACGTTTCAAGTTGAAGCCTTCCAGTGGATCAACTTTGATGTTTTGAGGAATGTAATCCACATCATCAGACATTTGCTCCTCAGCAGAGTCCAGGATTATCGACGAGTCTTCGTCTGCAAATAGCATTTTGGCGTTAGCTCTGGCAGAGTGCAGCAGGCTGCGAACTCGGGGGCCATCTGTTGGGCTTTCTTTTGGCAGGTCTCCCTTCGGTGCGGCAGCAGGCGCAGGACTACTGCCACTGCTACCTCCTTCGGCCGGGCTCGGCTTTGGCGGCACGCATTCGAAATCGCGCCAAATGTCATTCAAAATTGAGCGTGTTTCGTCATCAGGCTCCAGCAGGGGCTTCTTGGATGATTGACTGCTTTCCAATTTTGAGTCCAGGGCGTCGTCTTTCCGCAGAGACGAGTGACGCGCGGAGAAATGACGTCGTAAAGCGGCCTGGTTGACCAGCCGCTGACATAGCTGGTCGCAATGAACATCGGCAACCCGGTAGCCCATTTGTCTCACGCCGAGTCCTCCAACTCTGAAAAGTGTGGTTAGCACCATCTGTGACCCCATCGCGATGTCTGA includes these proteins:
- the LOC119378922 gene encoding uncharacterized protein LOC119378922; protein product: MGSQMVLTTLFRVGGLGVRQMGYRVADVHCDQLCQRLVNQAALRRHFSARHSSLRKDDALDSKLESSQSSKKPLLEPDDETRSILNDIWRDFECVPPKPSPAEGGSSGSSPAPAAAPKGDLPKESPTDGPRVRSLLHSARANAKMLFADEDSSIILDSAEEQMSDDVDYIPQNIKVDPLEGFNLKRGETGVFEVEELVDILREEKLSDIAVITVPKEMAYADYLVLATAISPRQARGVTEFLRKLYKRKKDSTDPNLVIEGEESADWKVLDMGNVVLHVFLAEARKHYDVETLWTVGSRYDDLSHAKDDPVYNLLQQQIQLMQEMQPKDLNDRCALQS